In Populus trichocarpa isolate Nisqually-1 chromosome 16, P.trichocarpa_v4.1, whole genome shotgun sequence, a genomic segment contains:
- the LOC7483979 gene encoding delta(12)-fatty-acid desaturase FAD2 has product MGAGGRMSPPYSPGKVESHVLKRAPDSKPPFTLGQLKKAIPPHCFRRSVLRSFSYVVYDLIIASLFYYVATNYFHLLPHPLSYVAWPIYWAVQGCVLTGVWVLAHECGHHAFSDYQLLDDIVGLILHSCLLVPYFSWKHSHRRHHSNTGSLERDEVFVPKQKSSISWFSKYLNNPPGRFLTITITLTLGWPLYLACNVSGRPYDRFACHYDPYGPIFNDRERAEIYISDAGVLAVTYGLYRLAVAKGLAWVLCVYGGPLLVVNAFLVLITYLQHTHVALPHYDSSEWDWLRGALATVDRDYGILNKVFHNITDTHVAHHLFSTMPHYHAMEATKAIKPILGEYYQFDGTPFYKAMWREGKECIYVQQDEGKPKSKGVYWYSNKFD; this is encoded by the coding sequence ATGGGTGCTGGTGGCAGAATGTCTCCTCCTTATTCCCCCGGGAAGGTGGAATCTCATGTCTTGAAGCGAGCTCCTGACTCGAAGCCACCATTCACGCTCGGGCAGCTCAAGAAAGCCATTCCACCGCATTGCTTCCGGCGTTCTGTTCTTCGCTCATTCTCATACGTTGTTTATGACCTGATCATTGCCTCTCTCTTTTATTACGTTGCTACCAATTACTTCCACCTCCTTCCTCACCCCCTCTCTTATGTGGCCTGGCCGATTTATTGGGCTGTCCAGGGATGTGTCCTAACAGGCGTTTGGGTCTTGGCTCATGAGTGTGGTCATCATGCCTTTAGTGACTATCAATTGCTCGATGACATCGTTGGTCTTATCCTCCACTCTTGTCTCCTTGTCccttatttttcttggaaacacaGTCATCGCCGCCATCATTCCAACACAGGCTCTTTGGAGAGGGATGAAGTTTTTGTCCCCAAACAGAAATCTTCTATCTCTTGGTTCTCCAAATACCTCAACAACCCACCAGGTCGTTTTCTCACTATTACCATCACGCTTACTCTCGGCTGGCCTCTTTACCTAGCATGTAATGTTTCAGGCAGGCCTTATGACAGGTTTGCCTGCCACTACGATCCATATGGCCCTATCTTCAACGATCGTGAGCGTGCGGAGATATATATTTCCGATGCTGGTGTTCTTGCTGTCACTTATGGGCTCTACCGCCTTGCAGTCGCAAAGGGGCTTGCTTGGGTTCTCTGTGTCTATGGAGGACCATTACTTGTGGTGAATGCGTTTCTTGTTCTGATCACATATTTGCAGCACACTCACGTCGCTTTGCCACATTATGACTCTTCGGAGTGGGACTGGTTGAGAGGAGCTCTAGCAACTGTTGATAGAGATTATGGAATCTTGAACAAggttttccataacataacagACACTCATGTAGCTCACCATTTGTTCTCAACGATGCCACACTATCACGCCATGGAGGCTACCAAGGCAATAAAACCAATTTTGGGAGAATACTACCAATTCGACGGAACTCCATTCTACAAGGCAATGTGGAGAGAGGGCAAGGAGTGTATTTATGTTCAGCAAGACGAAGGTAAGCCGAAGAGCAAAGGTGTATATTGGTACTCGAacaaatttgattga
- the LOC7468931 gene encoding VQ motif-containing protein 25, protein MEELMMRKQPAACIPTSITPSPITMHKNSHTIAKVKPKIRIIHIFAPEIIKTDAANFRELVQRLTGKPSDQKGGCRQKPRRARTQDQPRNCNSDLCEEKPVMTKKVEPRSGFGSSLGSRERVKEEEEMWNGAYSGSFLGGFTDLDGFIQELGEFPLLPMDANHIHELGQTQLA, encoded by the coding sequence ATGGAGGAACTTATGATGAGGAAACAACCAGCAGCTTGTATCCCTACTTCAATTACTCCATCGCCAATCACCATGCATAAAAACTCACACACAATAGCCAAAGTCAAGCCAAAGATACGCATAATTCACATCTTTGCTCCAGAAATCATCAAGACAGATGCCGCGAACTTCAGAGAGTTGGTACAAAGACTCACAGGGAAACCAAGTGATCAAAAGGGGGGTTGCAGGCAGAAACCAAGAAGGGCAAGAACACAAGATCAACCAAGAAACTGCAACAGCGACTTATGTGAAGAAAAGCCTGTTATGACCAAGAAAGTTGAGCCGAGAAGTGGGTTTGGGAGTAGTCTGGGGTCTAGAGAAAGAGttaaggaggaagaagaaatgtGGAATGGAGCATATTCAGGAAGCTTCCTAGGTGGATTTACAGACTTGGATGGCTTCATTCAAGAACTTGGTGAATTTCCATTGCTGCCAATGGACGCTAATCACATACATGAGCTTGGACAGACTCAACTTGCCTAG